A DNA window from Agarivorans sp. TSD2052 contains the following coding sequences:
- the xrt gene encoding exosortase — protein MEPNQVEVKQSNTGNLQALVVLGITGLVALLFWPVLLDIWRYSFDDGTYSHAFLIPLVALYVLYDCRRQLQFRQTTSLWLVLLVICLALELLFYLSQISLPVRALLPLVLLFSLLSAFKHNKGLYVYALVMLFATPIWGILSPPLQSLSTNMVEMVMAYTHVPSYFEGNVVSIPSGRFEIANGCSGLRYFITSLFLCLLYIYFNIRSLKKAAIFFIVCMLGALLVNWVRIITIILIGHETQMQSDIIYDHNNLGWYLYVPYLLLAFYIGGKLANDSMPTAALPKTSSPSVKPLAYLALALLAFSPSLIDWPVVDANKLNTHQQSPASPYHSSLQVTQFQSVEHQTIVVNTFEIHQWVYLFSGLGLDNKASFYLNDVVPEDLRVVRNEKNKAINFVYFHPSSNQTALLAYSYAGVNGMVANRAALRAQRFSEVLSGKRKSAIIAVSALCIDQSCSQVKTSLEQHLSQFSDFQLLLQHPG, from the coding sequence TTGGAGCCAAATCAAGTAGAAGTTAAGCAATCAAACACCGGTAACTTGCAGGCTTTAGTCGTGCTAGGTATTACTGGTTTGGTTGCTTTGCTATTTTGGCCAGTCTTGTTAGATATATGGCGCTATAGTTTTGACGACGGCACCTACTCTCATGCCTTTCTCATTCCTTTGGTTGCATTATATGTGCTTTACGACTGCCGCCGGCAGTTACAATTCCGCCAGACCACTAGCCTTTGGCTAGTTTTGTTAGTGATATGTTTAGCTCTAGAATTGCTGTTTTATCTAAGCCAAATCAGCTTGCCGGTGCGTGCGCTGCTCCCTCTTGTATTATTGTTTAGCCTATTAAGCGCCTTTAAGCACAACAAAGGGTTGTATGTATATGCCTTGGTGATGCTATTTGCTACACCCATTTGGGGGATCTTATCTCCCCCCCTACAAAGCCTTTCTACCAACATGGTAGAAATGGTAATGGCCTATACACACGTGCCTAGTTATTTTGAGGGCAATGTCGTTTCCATTCCCTCTGGACGCTTCGAAATAGCCAATGGCTGCAGTGGATTGCGCTACTTTATTACGTCCTTGTTTCTATGTTTATTATACATTTACTTCAATATTCGTAGCCTCAAAAAAGCTGCCATCTTTTTTATCGTATGCATGCTAGGAGCATTACTGGTTAATTGGGTACGGATAATAACCATTATTTTAATTGGCCACGAAACCCAAATGCAAAGTGACATTATCTACGATCACAATAATTTGGGTTGGTATTTATATGTTCCCTATTTATTACTGGCTTTTTACATTGGGGGGAAGTTAGCCAATGATTCAATGCCGACTGCTGCCCTTCCCAAAACCTCTTCCCCGTCAGTTAAGCCTCTTGCGTACCTAGCGCTTGCGCTGTTGGCATTTTCGCCCAGTTTAATTGATTGGCCAGTGGTAGATGCCAATAAGTTAAATACTCATCAGCAAAGCCCTGCTAGCCCCTACCATAGCTCATTGCAAGTAACTCAATTTCAGTCAGTTGAGCATCAAACTATCGTGGTTAACACTTTTGAGATCCATCAATGGGTCTATTTGTTTAGCGGGTTGGGTTTAGATAACAAGGCTTCATTCTATTTAAATGATGTTGTACCAGAAGATCTAAGAGTGGTAAGAAATGAAAAAAATAAAGCCATTAACTTTGTTTATTTTCACCCCTCCAGCAATCAAACCGCTTTGTTAGCCTACAGCTACGCTGGAGTAAACGGTATGGTAGCAAACAGAGCCGCATTAAGGGCCCAGCGCTTCTCAGAGGTGCTATCAGGGAAACGAAAAAGCGCAATTATAGCCGTCTCAGCGCTTTGTATTGACCAGAGTTGCAGCCAAGTTAAAACCTCGCTGGAACAGCACTTATCTCAATTTAGCGACTTCCAGTTATTGTTGCAGCATCCAGGTTAA
- a CDS encoding TIGR03013 family XrtA/PEP-CTERM system glycosyltransferase, with the protein MAGSKFHNLDPGSRAIIFAEFLALLTIFVIGVELLRFTGFEGIPPYGEGTILMHLVAFTFPIQLSILSVGLYNQKIRETFRGVIRRLLVSIALGYFISSVIYVLTPLDVLPGNFRELLYAAVMIALTTIRYFALKMQYEHMGRKRILVLGAGERASIIEKRMRRKSDRVSFEMAGFVRMQGDSEDGIKRETILELDQPLESFVLANGVEEIVIAADERRANLPVDSLFLCKLRGVEITDIIDFIERESGQIAVNLIYPSWVIYSNGFHSTNYLRSSLDWICNTFLGLIVLLLTWPLMLITIVMIKIEEGIKAPVLYSQERIGLNGQPFNIFKFRSMRTDAEKDGAKWAQKEDPRVTKVGNFIRKYRIDELPQIYNVLIGDMGFVGPRPERPSFVKELVLSIPYYNQRHNVKPGLTGWAQLKYPYGSTEADALEKLKFDLYYIKHRSFLLDLLILVRTAEIILFGKGR; encoded by the coding sequence GTGGCTGGTTCGAAGTTTCACAATTTAGACCCTGGTAGCAGAGCTATCATTTTTGCTGAGTTTTTGGCGCTGCTAACAATATTTGTTATTGGCGTTGAGCTGTTGCGATTTACGGGGTTTGAAGGCATTCCCCCTTACGGCGAAGGTACTATATTAATGCACTTGGTTGCATTTACCTTCCCTATTCAGTTATCAATATTGTCAGTTGGACTTTATAACCAAAAAATCCGAGAAACGTTTCGGGGTGTAATAAGACGACTGCTGGTTAGCATCGCCCTTGGCTACTTCATTTCCTCTGTTATTTACGTATTAACGCCTTTAGATGTTCTGCCGGGTAACTTTAGAGAGTTGTTATATGCAGCTGTCATGATCGCTCTCACCACCATCCGTTATTTTGCACTCAAGATGCAATATGAACATATGGGCAGAAAGCGTATTTTGGTACTAGGAGCAGGAGAGCGAGCAAGCATTATTGAAAAAAGAATGCGTCGAAAATCTGATCGAGTGAGTTTTGAGATGGCGGGTTTTGTCCGCATGCAAGGAGACTCCGAAGACGGCATCAAGCGCGAGACTATTTTAGAACTAGACCAGCCTCTAGAATCATTTGTTTTAGCTAATGGCGTAGAAGAAATCGTTATAGCGGCAGATGAACGTCGAGCGAATTTACCCGTGGATAGCTTATTTCTCTGCAAGCTGCGCGGTGTAGAAATAACCGACATCATTGATTTTATCGAACGCGAGTCGGGCCAAATTGCGGTCAACCTTATCTACCCTTCTTGGGTCATATACAGTAATGGTTTCCACTCTACCAACTACTTACGTAGCTCGCTAGACTGGATTTGTAACACCTTCTTAGGGCTAATTGTTCTTCTACTCACCTGGCCACTCATGCTCATTACTATTGTGATGATAAAAATCGAAGAGGGGATTAAAGCTCCAGTACTTTACTCTCAAGAGCGTATTGGCCTAAATGGCCAGCCATTTAACATCTTCAAATTTAGAAGCATGCGCACCGATGCAGAAAAAGATGGAGCCAAATGGGCACAGAAAGAAGACCCACGAGTCACTAAAGTGGGTAACTTTATTCGCAAATACCGTATCGACGAGCTACCGCAAATATATAACGTACTAATCGGTGATATGGGATTTGTTGGACCTCGCCCCGAACGCCCATCGTTTGTTAAAGAGCTGGTATTATCTATCCCTTATTACAACCAGCGCCACAATGTTAAACCCGGATTAACTGGCTGGGCTCAGCTGAAATATCCCTACGGAAGCACTGAGGCGGATGCCTTAGAAAAGCTAAAGTTTGACCTTTATTACATCAAGCATCGCAGCTTTTTGCTTGATTTATTAATTTTGGTGCGCACTGCTGAAATAATTTTGTTTGGTAAAGGGCGCTAA
- a CDS encoding XrtA/PEP-CTERM system exopolysaccharide export protein — MKKINQVVIKLLSFVAVSFYLTACSNSLPNLPSASVNPSLTKNPAEYKYLIGAGDVLNIFVWRNPEISGTFIVRPDGMVSTSLVEDLEVSGKTPTELARLIESELAEFIRDPIVTVTVDGFIGPFSEQVRVIGEAFEPQAINYREDMTLLDVMIQVGGLTEYADGDNARLVRVVSGEQRSYNVMVGKLIQDGEIEANVDILPGDIIIIPEAWF, encoded by the coding sequence ATGAAAAAAATCAATCAAGTAGTAATAAAGTTGCTCTCTTTTGTCGCGGTTAGTTTTTACCTTACCGCGTGTTCGAACTCTTTACCAAATTTGCCTAGTGCATCGGTCAACCCTTCGTTGACCAAAAACCCTGCGGAATACAAGTATCTTATCGGTGCTGGAGATGTGCTTAATATATTTGTTTGGCGCAACCCTGAAATATCGGGAACCTTCATCGTTCGTCCCGACGGTATGGTATCAACGTCCTTGGTTGAAGACTTAGAAGTGTCTGGTAAAACTCCAACAGAGTTGGCCCGTCTTATTGAGTCAGAGCTGGCAGAATTTATTCGTGATCCTATCGTAACTGTTACTGTTGATGGCTTTATAGGGCCGTTTAGTGAGCAAGTCCGGGTCATCGGAGAAGCCTTTGAGCCCCAAGCCATAAACTACCGCGAAGACATGACCTTATTAGATGTGATGATTCAGGTAGGCGGCTTAACAGAGTACGCTGACGGCGACAATGCTCGCTTGGTTCGAGTGGTTAGTGGTGAGCAACGTTCGTATAATGTAATGGTCGGTAAGCTAATACAAGATGGTGAGATTGAAGCCAATGTAGATATCCTTCCTGGTGATATTATTATTATCCCAGAAGCTTGGTTTTAG
- a CDS encoding XrtA system polysaccharide chain length determinant codes for MQDLIEDFLQYLRGVWLKRRYILIALWIICPIGWIAVTLLPNQYTAEARVYADTRSLLQPLLKGLAIQTDPSQELAMMVKTLLSRSNLEKIARASDADVRVNNRAEYDVLLDNLKDNIEINKTRRENLYTITFEADSPQYVRDVVQAALDVFVENTLGEKRQDTDTANSFINQQIEEYETRLIEAEKRLASFKQEYTAFLPGKESTYYSNLEGVKKQLEETRLQLSEAETKLVSARSQLASEEILASQQTAKVRTEFDDRIVAMKTRLDDLLLRYTERHPDVIEVKRQIASLQKQKDNALITAKSPAALASESVIYQDLKITVSQLENEVASLKVRESRHDAKVNDLEEQLRQVPDVEAKLTGLNRNYEITKSKYEDLLSRRESALISQSAGKTTDDIKFRVIDAPRVPLEPSGPKRPLLIAAVLIFALAVGGGLSLAFSQINPAVSSVQQLYQQTGFPVLGVVSATESSGLIGIEKRKMRLFVLSNTILLCGFVGFMVINALPGLHNKIITGLAGVGLL; via the coding sequence ATGCAAGATTTAATTGAGGACTTTTTGCAATACCTGCGTGGGGTATGGCTAAAGCGCCGCTATATTTTGATCGCACTTTGGATCATCTGTCCTATTGGTTGGATAGCGGTTACTTTACTGCCTAATCAATATACCGCTGAAGCTCGAGTTTATGCCGACACTCGCTCGTTATTGCAACCTCTGCTGAAAGGTTTAGCTATTCAAACCGATCCGTCGCAGGAATTGGCCATGATGGTTAAAACTTTGCTTAGCCGCAGCAACCTAGAAAAAATTGCTCGAGCCAGCGATGCTGATGTTCGTGTTAACAATCGGGCTGAATATGACGTGTTGTTGGACAATTTGAAAGACAATATTGAGATAAACAAAACACGTCGTGAAAACCTATACACCATTACTTTTGAAGCTGATTCTCCGCAATACGTTAGAGATGTGGTCCAGGCCGCTCTGGATGTTTTTGTTGAAAATACTTTAGGAGAGAAACGCCAAGATACAGATACGGCTAATTCTTTTATTAATCAGCAGATTGAAGAGTATGAAACGCGCTTAATTGAAGCTGAAAAAAGGCTGGCCTCGTTCAAGCAAGAATATACCGCCTTTTTACCGGGCAAAGAGTCTACTTATTACAGTAATTTGGAAGGTGTAAAGAAGCAGCTTGAAGAGACTCGTCTGCAGTTGAGCGAAGCCGAAACCAAGCTAGTCTCTGCGCGTTCGCAACTAGCTAGCGAAGAAATATTGGCTTCACAACAAACGGCGAAAGTTCGTACAGAATTTGATGACCGTATTGTCGCTATGAAAACGCGTTTAGATGATTTGTTATTGCGTTACACCGAGCGCCACCCTGATGTGATTGAAGTTAAACGCCAAATTGCATCACTCCAAAAACAAAAAGACAATGCGTTAATTACGGCTAAAAGCCCGGCAGCCCTCGCTTCTGAGTCAGTGATTTATCAAGACTTAAAGATTACCGTCAGCCAGCTCGAAAACGAAGTGGCTTCGTTGAAAGTTCGCGAATCACGGCATGACGCTAAAGTAAATGATCTAGAAGAACAGTTACGCCAAGTGCCAGATGTAGAGGCCAAACTAACTGGCTTAAATCGTAATTACGAAATCACCAAGTCTAAGTATGAAGATTTGCTATCGCGTAGAGAAAGCGCCTTAATTTCTCAAAGTGCCGGTAAAACTACCGATGATATTAAATTTAGAGTCATTGATGCTCCGCGTGTACCTTTAGAGCCTTCAGGCCCCAAAAGACCATTGTTGATTGCCGCAGTGTTAATCTTTGCTCTAGCTGTTGGTGGTGGTTTGTCATTAGCTTTTAGTCAGATAAATCCTGCGGTATCGAGTGTGCAGCAGCTTTATCAGCAAACTGGCTTCCCTGTATTGGGCGTAGTGTCAGCCACTGAAAGCTCAGGGCTAATCGGCATTGAGAAGAGAAAAATGCGATTGTTTGTCTTATCAAATACCATTTTATTATGCGGTTTTGTCGGATTTATGGTGATTAATGCACTGCCCGGCTTACACAATAAAATTATAACCGGATTAGCTGGGGTAGGCTTGCTATGA
- a CDS encoding XrtA-associated tyrosine autokinase → MSTIEKAMGKLAKQAQANQESSENRIEQPSAPLDATQSEARNDKPVLQIDSAVLKRLGMLSDIRTRETRMLSDEYRGIKRKLLKNAFETGLIPQNKSNLIMVTSANPGEGKTFTSINLALSLALEKDKTVLLIDSDVLKPTVSKTLGIGQHMGLMEYLLGQTDDIADVIYHTNIPNLRIMPAGMPHHLSNELLASDKMRSLTEELNSRYSDRVVLFDSPPVLGVNETVVLSNFIGQAVVVVEQDSTKMAAIKSAVSQFSEDLAIGYVLNKAVHGKTGTYGYGYGYGYGYEEERSA, encoded by the coding sequence ATGAGTACGATAGAAAAAGCGATGGGCAAGCTAGCAAAGCAAGCTCAAGCCAACCAAGAGTCAAGTGAAAACCGTATTGAGCAGCCATCCGCGCCATTAGATGCTACTCAAAGCGAAGCCAGAAATGATAAACCGGTTTTACAAATTGATTCAGCAGTATTGAAGCGTTTAGGTATGCTTTCTGACATTCGAACTAGAGAGACAAGAATGTTAAGTGATGAGTACCGAGGCATTAAACGTAAACTGTTAAAAAATGCTTTTGAGACAGGCTTAATTCCTCAAAACAAAAGTAATCTAATAATGGTGACCAGTGCTAACCCTGGGGAGGGGAAAACGTTCACCTCAATCAACTTGGCGTTAAGCCTAGCTTTAGAGAAAGACAAGACGGTTTTGTTGATAGACTCCGATGTGCTGAAGCCCACTGTCAGTAAAACTTTAGGCATTGGCCAGCATATGGGCTTAATGGAATACCTATTAGGTCAAACCGACGATATCGCGGATGTGATCTATCACACCAACATCCCCAATCTAAGGATTATGCCAGCTGGTATGCCTCATCATTTAAGTAATGAGTTGTTGGCCAGTGATAAAATGCGTTCGCTTACTGAAGAATTGAATAGTCGTTATTCTGACCGGGTTGTGTTATTTGATAGCCCGCCAGTTTTAGGGGTTAATGAAACGGTGGTGTTGTCCAATTTCATTGGCCAAGCAGTGGTTGTCGTTGAGCAAGACAGTACCAAAATGGCAGCGATTAAATCAGCTGTATCGCAATTTAGTGAAGATCTAGCGATCGGTTACGTATTAAATAAAGCAGTGCACGGTAAAACAGGGACTTACGGTTATGGCTACGGATATGGCTATGGATATGAGGAAGAACGCAGCGCCTAG
- a CDS encoding TIGR03016 family PEP-CTERM system-associated outer membrane protein: MDMRKNAAPSVVLALAIAMGLSASVYAADVQFRPEIGAELVYTDNAGLTEESPESGEIGILSAGVVSEITGKDGQVSLDYRARQTYHSYDANKNKLYHELDFTADKKLGGSGFSIDAVAAVDILPAEFSSNAITDVISGDLIQGSEIGVGLNYQSNRRKWIDLNARAAASLYRYEDDRGNNNDFDGSLVFKNGQKVNTVFWLVDSDYIRREARGNSQETENIKYKGEFGLQQRSGFSPFIRYYAESYLQGVSSSSKVGESESWGPAIRYFRSRLSYLELSYNFSLDKDKNDDYLGAAVNLEPNRRTKLFFEYSKRFYGDAYEFTFTHQKRRINTDISYIEEPTSFDRRFFVEGDTVEEQKLDKTLRWTTALDLRRSGIDFELRHQTRASLRDETDFVKDITYGGGIGIDHKLSRKLVIAFAFDYDHYTFDRLTGTDQVDKYSRYDLSLEQDLIEGFFLTYRYQFTHRSSNFVDRSYDENRVSINATKQF, from the coding sequence ATGGATATGAGGAAGAACGCAGCGCCTAGTGTTGTTCTTGCGCTTGCTATCGCTATGGGCTTGTCTGCATCGGTGTATGCAGCTGATGTGCAATTCCGCCCTGAAATAGGTGCAGAGTTGGTTTATACCGACAACGCAGGCTTAACTGAAGAATCACCAGAGTCGGGTGAAATTGGCATATTGTCCGCAGGGGTTGTTTCCGAAATTACCGGTAAAGACGGTCAAGTTTCGTTAGATTACCGAGCGAGGCAAACTTACCATTCTTACGATGCCAACAAAAATAAACTCTATCATGAACTCGACTTTACCGCCGATAAAAAACTTGGCGGTAGTGGCTTTAGTATAGACGCTGTAGCAGCAGTAGATATATTACCTGCTGAATTTAGTAGCAACGCCATTACCGATGTAATTTCAGGCGATTTGATTCAAGGTAGCGAGATAGGTGTTGGTTTAAATTATCAGTCAAATCGCCGAAAGTGGATCGATTTAAATGCTCGAGCAGCTGCTAGCTTGTATCGTTATGAAGACGACCGAGGTAATAATAATGATTTCGATGGGTCCCTCGTTTTTAAAAATGGTCAGAAAGTTAATACCGTATTTTGGTTAGTTGACTCCGATTATATCAGGCGCGAAGCGCGCGGAAATTCTCAAGAAACAGAGAATATTAAATACAAAGGCGAGTTTGGTTTACAACAACGCTCTGGTTTCAGTCCGTTTATTCGTTATTACGCTGAAAGCTACTTGCAAGGGGTCAGCTCTTCTTCAAAAGTCGGCGAGTCAGAAAGCTGGGGCCCGGCTATTCGTTACTTTCGCTCTCGCTTGAGTTACCTAGAGTTGAGTTATAATTTCTCGTTAGATAAAGACAAAAATGACGACTACTTAGGCGCTGCAGTAAACCTTGAGCCCAATCGTCGCACTAAATTGTTCTTTGAGTACAGCAAGCGATTTTATGGTGACGCTTACGAGTTTACATTTACTCATCAAAAACGCCGCATTAATACCGATATAAGTTATATTGAAGAGCCTACCAGCTTTGACCGTCGATTTTTTGTAGAGGGCGACACTGTTGAAGAACAAAAGCTGGATAAAACACTTCGCTGGACAACCGCGCTAGATTTACGTCGCTCAGGTATCGATTTCGAACTTCGTCATCAGACTAGAGCGAGCTTAAGAGATGAAACTGATTTTGTAAAAGATATCACTTACGGTGGTGGCATTGGTATCGACCACAAGCTCAGTCGCAAGTTGGTTATAGCTTTTGCTTTTGATTATGATCATTATACATTCGACCGTCTTACTGGCACCGATCAAGTCGATAAATATAGCCGTTATGACTTATCTTTAGAACAAGATCTTATCGAAGGTTTTTTCTTAACCTATCGTTATCAATTTACCCATCGTAGCTCGAATTTCGTTGATCGAAGCTATGACGAAAACCGAGTTTCTATCAACGCGACTAAGCAGTTTTAA
- a CDS encoding XrtA/PEP-CTERM system-associated ATPase codes for MYESFFGLSDKPFKLSPDPKFFFASPHHDRAVSYLRYGLSQGEGFIVITGPIGTGKTTIARSLLASIDESIVAAQIATTRLSPDELVRLVAAQFNIDVEGLNKAEILKRFEQYLLTLHKQGKRALLVVDEAQNLPAETVEELRMLSNFQLDDKPLFQSFLLGQEELKPIIELPEMEQFRQRIIASCHLQPFDAEQTQGYILHRLNKVGWQQNPKLDEDIFQQIADFTKGVPRKINIFADRLFLYAFLEDLHRIEKKDVAAVIEEMGGELSGSLQATPVQQHGGDIEALLGRSYDESPSEHHSINLSDDKIKANLLDVSSYLEEVVLRKIKIIRYLDKMIEKKRKDIVELGENS; via the coding sequence ATGTATGAATCTTTCTTTGGGCTAAGTGACAAGCCATTTAAACTTAGCCCCGATCCAAAATTTTTCTTTGCTAGCCCCCATCATGATAGAGCCGTTTCTTATCTGCGTTATGGTCTCTCTCAGGGCGAGGGCTTTATTGTGATTACTGGCCCAATTGGTACAGGTAAAACCACTATTGCACGTAGTTTGCTTGCTTCTATCGATGAGTCGATTGTCGCGGCCCAAATTGCAACCACACGATTAAGTCCCGATGAGTTAGTTCGATTAGTAGCGGCTCAATTTAATATCGATGTAGAGGGTTTAAATAAGGCTGAAATTTTAAAGCGTTTTGAGCAATATTTATTAACTCTGCATAAGCAAGGGAAACGCGCCTTGTTGGTGGTTGATGAGGCCCAGAACTTACCGGCAGAAACGGTGGAAGAATTGCGAATGTTGTCGAATTTTCAACTAGACGACAAGCCTCTCTTCCAAAGTTTTTTGTTAGGGCAGGAAGAGTTAAAGCCGATTATTGAACTGCCTGAGATGGAGCAGTTTAGGCAGCGAATAATTGCTTCATGCCACCTACAACCTTTTGATGCGGAGCAAACCCAAGGGTACATTTTACACCGATTAAACAAAGTTGGCTGGCAGCAAAACCCGAAGTTAGACGAAGATATTTTCCAGCAAATCGCCGACTTTACCAAGGGTGTCCCGCGTAAAATCAATATTTTTGCTGACCGTTTGTTTTTATACGCTTTTCTTGAAGACCTACATCGCATTGAGAAAAAGGATGTCGCTGCTGTTATTGAAGAAATGGGAGGGGAACTTTCAGGGTCGTTACAAGCTACCCCAGTTCAACAGCATGGTGGTGACATAGAGGCGCTTCTTGGTCGTAGCTATGACGAGAGCCCTTCAGAGCATCACTCCATTAACTTAAGCGATGACAAAATAAAGGCCAATTTACTCGATGTGTCTAGTTACCTAGAGGAAGTGGTGTTGAGAAAAATCAAGATTATTCGTTATCTAGATAAAATGATTGAAAAGAAGCGTAAAGACATTGTCGAGTTAGGCGAAAATAGTTAG
- the prsK gene encoding XrtA/PEP-CTERM system histidine kinase PrsK, protein MSIIVGLLGYSLAALCYLVFSLLLLTTKQSGFQRLALSLAVFFTVLWAGLAAAQMRFSLPLGYLYFFETLRNGLWFLLLYSTIAPRFSLGNVFTGSAHRKGILIALIFVALCQLLSASFKLGLNQLWLITQLSQAVIGLWLIEQLYRRIDVSARATIKPMCLGLGGMFAFDFALYANALITSGISFDFWSLRGPVAILAAPLVLLSARRVKRWSTKIYISRDVIYHSTLLVVAGGYLLVMALVGYYIRYAGGDWGNIAQNGFFALSVLILVSLFLSERLRKKLKVQITKHFFANKYEYREEWMKFAAVLEEDGISPYAIALKAINQPFDCRYASLAIVENGRFTVKASYNLRDDDPQAILCLECLAAHAIEHQWIVDIEELKKDLSVVPFKVSLDDLSRIEKFSYVIPASTSAGFKGVILLSAPTAIHSVNWEDRDLMRAISRQLAVFLNLHRSNLALAESQQFDTFNRMSAYLVHDLKNVLAQLQLMSKNAVKHKHNPEFIDDAFETVDSAAARLTKVVAHLSKKQRIDTVVAPFGLKSALQQVVVSRSLNVPIPKLIYSAEPDFELVGDQERFVNVLSHLVQNAQDASDNEGEIIVRAYCQSQECIVEVEDHGEGMSVEFIDTRLFKPFDTTKGNAGMGVGAYDAKRFVEELGGHIQVTSSLGEGSLFKLYLPIHKI, encoded by the coding sequence TTGAGTATTATTGTTGGTTTATTGGGATACAGTTTAGCTGCACTTTGTTATTTGGTGTTTAGTTTACTTTTACTGACAACTAAGCAAAGTGGTTTTCAACGTTTAGCCTTGAGTTTAGCGGTATTTTTTACTGTGCTCTGGGCTGGGCTAGCCGCCGCTCAGATGCGGTTTTCGTTACCCCTCGGTTACCTCTATTTTTTTGAGACTTTACGCAATGGATTGTGGTTCTTACTGCTTTATTCCACCATTGCTCCTCGATTTTCTCTTGGCAATGTTTTTACTGGATCAGCGCACCGCAAAGGGATCCTAATTGCCCTGATTTTTGTCGCGCTTTGTCAGTTGTTAAGCGCTAGCTTTAAACTGGGGTTAAACCAATTGTGGTTAATCACACAGTTGTCACAAGCGGTTATTGGCTTGTGGTTAATTGAGCAGTTATATCGACGGATTGACGTTAGCGCTAGGGCCACTATAAAACCCATGTGTTTGGGTCTAGGGGGAATGTTTGCCTTTGACTTTGCGCTCTATGCGAACGCGCTGATAACCTCTGGTATCTCTTTTGATTTTTGGAGCTTACGGGGTCCTGTCGCTATTTTGGCCGCGCCATTAGTATTGTTAAGCGCTAGACGTGTGAAGCGTTGGTCGACCAAAATTTACATTTCACGGGATGTAATTTATCACAGCACTTTGTTGGTGGTTGCTGGAGGCTATTTATTGGTAATGGCCCTAGTGGGTTACTATATTCGTTATGCAGGTGGTGATTGGGGCAACATTGCACAGAATGGTTTTTTTGCCTTAAGTGTTTTGATATTGGTGAGTTTGTTTCTGTCGGAACGTTTACGAAAGAAATTGAAAGTCCAAATCACTAAACACTTTTTTGCCAATAAGTATGAGTACCGAGAAGAATGGATGAAGTTTGCAGCGGTTCTCGAAGAAGATGGTATTTCACCATATGCTATTGCCTTAAAGGCGATCAACCAGCCATTTGACTGTCGTTATGCCAGCTTAGCGATTGTTGAAAATGGCCGCTTTACCGTTAAGGCTAGTTATAACCTACGCGATGATGACCCGCAGGCCATTTTGTGTTTGGAGTGCCTGGCTGCTCACGCCATTGAGCACCAATGGATCGTGGATATTGAAGAGCTGAAAAAGGATTTATCGGTCGTTCCTTTTAAAGTGTCACTCGACGATTTATCCAGAATAGAGAAATTTAGTTATGTTATTCCTGCTAGCACCAGTGCCGGTTTTAAAGGGGTTATTTTGCTGTCCGCACCGACGGCTATCCATAGTGTAAACTGGGAAGACAGGGATTTGATGCGGGCAATTAGTCGCCAATTAGCGGTTTTTTTGAACTTACACCGTTCAAACTTGGCCTTAGCAGAGAGCCAGCAATTCGATACGTTTAATCGAATGTCAGCTTATCTGGTACACGACTTAAAGAATGTACTGGCACAACTGCAGTTAATGTCAAAAAATGCAGTTAAACACAAACATAATCCAGAGTTTATTGACGATGCGTTTGAAACCGTTGACTCTGCGGCCGCTCGATTAACCAAAGTGGTGGCGCATTTAAGCAAGAAACAACGTATTGATACAGTTGTTGCGCCGTTCGGCCTAAAAAGCGCGCTGCAACAGGTGGTGGTGTCGCGATCCTTGAATGTACCTATACCTAAGCTAATATATTCTGCGGAGCCAGATTTCGAGTTAGTGGGCGACCAAGAAAGATTTGTGAACGTGTTGTCGCATTTAGTGCAAAATGCCCAAGATGCCAGCGACAATGAGGGAGAGATTATTGTTCGCGCCTATTGCCAATCACAAGAGTGCATCGTGGAGGTTGAAGATCATGGTGAAGGCATGAGTGTCGAGTTTATCGATACGCGATTGTTTAAGCCGTTTGATACTACCAAAGGGAATGCAGGGATGGGTGTTGGAGCATACGATGCCAAGCGCTTCGTAGAAGAACTCGGCGGGCACATTCAAGTAACAAGTAGTTTGGGTGAAGGCAGCTTATTCAAGCTTTACCTACCTATTCATAAGATTTAG